The nucleotide window CCCAAAACAGGAAAACACTACAGTACTGCACTTGTACTAGCTGCTTGCCGTTACTGTAATTTTGACAACTACACTGGAGTATTAGTGGCCTTTCACTTGTGACTTCAACCCCGTTACTGTAATTTTGACAACTACACTGGAGTATTAGTGGCCTTTCACTTGTGACTTCACCCGTGAACTTTCTATGGTTTGAATTTGACATCAACGTCATTCTGGCATTGGCAAACAAAATAGgattcacatagttacataaacCCAGAGAGATAGACAAAGCCAGGTTTCAAAACTAGCATCTGATTAGATGATCATAGAACAAAGGGAACAGAGAGAGCAGAAAGATAGTCATGGATAAAGCCACGGTGGCAGCAAGAGAACACATAATAGACATTCATTGCTAACTACACTACATACTGGAAACTTGCGAATAAGCCGGCACTAGTCTAGCAAGCGGCAGCTGCACGCAATGGCGGAGTATCTAGCTTGATCCTCTCCCTTGTGCCCCTCCAGCGCCTTCCATGGAGTAGAAGCTCCAAGGTCTCTGGTTGATCACTGCTTGGCTTTCCGGCTACCATTGTGAGACCTCTTTCGGCTCTCCTTGGAGCCGCCAGGCTTCGGTTGGGTAGACCGGGCGTTAGGAATAGGCACACGATGCTCACTAGCCAAAGCAGGGAAACCAGCGGCAGGGTTTCTGCAAAATGAAAACAATTACATTTAGCACAGCTGAAGTTTCTGCGAGCAAGTAATCCAGGTCGCATTTCATGCAAACTCTATGTGAATGACGAGCTGTGAGCCATCAAGCTCGCTAAGTTCTGATTATTTTCAATTAATGTAAACGATCAGATATCACCAAAGGAAACTAGATTTCTGAGAGCAAGAGGGTTGCATAACCCAAAAAGCTTAAATGGACATATTAACAATTTCAAGTTACATGAGCACAAGCCAACGTTGGAGATACTTGCAGTCCAGACAGTAATGCACTAGTTGTTTGTCAGCACGGTTGAGCAATGAAAACCATCAGCAATAGAATTTTATTCATACAACTTGTGGTGAAAACCATCAGCATCTTACCCGAAAGTACGGCAGACTCCTGCATGGCTGTGTGAGCACCAATAGGCCTATCCTTCAACATGTTCTGGCGCAGTGCCATGTTCTCAGCTGCGCAGCACTGAAGTGCGTAGCTGAGGCGGCGACACTCTGCCTCGAGATACTTGCTCCTCGTCTCCAAGTCCTTCACATATGACTTCTTCCTCTCCCTGGACTTCATGGCAGAATCCCTATTCCTCATTTGCCTGAAAAATCACCAAAAATGCAACTTGTAAGAGGCTATACATCCCAGCTCCCAAATAGCCTTGCAATTGAGAAAACAAACATCCCTACTTCTCAAACATAATACTGGATAGTTCTCATCTGGTTAAGAATTTTTTGACTCTAAGACGATTCTTTCAGCAAGACAAAATAACATTCCGGTTAACCAAGAGATGTACAAAATATGGCGCTTTTAGCCAAGGTCAAACCCCACATGTCAACCGACAAGTTATGCAATTATATTTTAAAAAAATAGTGCCCTCATGTACTTAAAATTTCTTCCAGTTGAGTAACATTCACCATACGGAACAACACATCTCTGAAAGCTTAAGAGTTTGTTAGTACAGTACAATTTTGTGCATTTTAGTAGTAGTACGAATTAGGTTAAGTATGACAACGACCCTTCAGACAATTGATCCTTAAGCTGGATGTAAATTCTATGTTCTACGGGCAAACAAGATAAACGAAAGTGCCCAATTTTAGATGACAGACGATATATCCTGCGACAAATTACAAAATTGGCATACCTCATCTTCTTCTTGCTGATGGGATCGTCGCCATCCACCTCCGTCTCGGGCGTCACCACCTCCACCTCTGTCTCCGGCGTCACCACCTCCAccccctcttcccccctcctAGAGTCCCCATCAGTGCTGCCCCCAGCCTCAGCCTCACTCCCGTTCCCCTTCTCGCCCCCCTCCTCGGCGCCGTCGAACAGCGCGTCCAAGAACTCGTCCACGCTGATCCCGTCCACCGGctccgcccccgcccccgccgcctcctcctcctgcatCAGAAACCTCTCGATCTCCGACAGCACCTCCTCGCCGGCGGGGCTGGACCGGGAGGTCACCGACTCCGGCGACCCCGCCTCCGCCGCATCGAGCGGAGGCGGGGCGAGGAGCTCGGAGACTGCGGCGGACTCGCCGGCGAAGGAGGCGAGCAGGGCGTCCAGGTCGAGGTCGGTGTCCATGGGTGGGGTGGGATGCTATTTTGTCTCGGTCTCTGGTCGCCGGTTGTTATATAGCGGACTCGTGTGCTTCGGGTTTTTTTGCTTCGTGGGGAAGGAGAGGAAGGTTCGTGGAAGTTGACGGTGAGGGGTACAGAGGGGATGAATGGGACCCACGCGCTGTGATGCCGTGGCCTGGCCAATGGAAGAGATCGTAGGCGCCACGCTGGCTCGTTGGGTTTTCCTGGGGGCTTTGGGCCGGTCTTGCTGGGTTGGGCTGCTGAGATGGACTTTGAAAAGATTCATGACTCTCAACGTTTAATTTTATAGATAGACTATTAGTGAATTTAAGAGCTCAAATTTTGAAGCTCGCAATTTAGCGAAGCATGCTCTTTCTCTCGGGGGTGGCCGCCATGTTTGATTAGGTCACCCTGGAGATTTTTCCTTCATCCCTGTAAACATTATGACAGTTAATAAAAGCTTCGCGAGGTTGTCTAAAAAAGTATATCCCTTAAAAAAATACTTTATACTCCCcatgttcctaaatatatgtcattttagagattccactacaaactacatacggagcaaaatgagtgaatctgcactctaaaatatgtctatatacattcatACGTAGTTCATATTcaaatctctaaaaatacttatatttagaaacggaagGAGTAGATAGACTAAACAAACTCATTTTAGATGAAGAAGAAAAATGTATTGATTTTTTAAAGACAATTGCCCAATCATTATCTCATAAGTGTTGTATCTAAGTGATGTTGCACTTATTCAAATTCAATGATTATTTTTACATCTCAACACTTCTTTTTGAACAATTGTGCAAATAAAAGAGAGAGAAATATGGACTAAAGCCGCATAGAATCCAAGGATTAATTGCATTGCATAGAGAAATATTTCCACTTACGTACGAGTTTCCTTTCTCTTTCTCCTTTAATTTTCGTGCCACATATGTATTTTGTTTATGAAATCGTGTTAAGAGCCAAGCATTGGGAGAGACCTTACACCACAACTCAAAGGTAAGAAGAGTTGTAGGAACAAATCAATCATTCGCTAGTTGACGTTGGTTAGATTCTTTGTGGTAGAATGTGGCATACTGACTTAATAAAATGATAAACTATTTATATCAATAAGGTGCACCTTCTTTTTCTAAAGCTCGACCCCAAAGAACCTCTAAGTTAAGCATGCTTTTACCTGTGCTTCCGTTTTTGTATTTGTGCTTGTCTTCCTGTATTTTTTAGTAACTAGATCACTTCGCCACTAATTATACATGTCATTTTGAATTTGGTAGAATTTGGTGTTATGCATTTGTGGAAATGTTGTGCAATGGAAAATTTTGGCAAGAGGATACCTCAAGTTGGTATGAGATTCAAAGATTTTGATGGGGCTTGGGTGTTTTGGGTAGAATATGGGGGTCACATAGGCTTTGATGTGCGGAAAAGATGCACCAACTTAAGCAAATTGGATGGAAAGGTGACTTCACGCAAAATTGTTTGTTCCAATGAGGGCATTAGAAAAAGGAAAGGGCAAACCTATCATGAGCCTTTAGAGTTGAAACAAGACCCAATTGTAAAGTTCAGATGGTTATTACATTTGACAGAGCAATACAAAATTATGAAGTTACTGATGTTGTGTTGGAACGCAACCACTACCTTCGATTGTCACAAAACCACCACTTGTTGGCACCACAAAAGAATATTTCAAAATTACGAGCTTTCAAGATAGAAATGtgggaaatatgccctagaggcaataataaaatggttattattatatttctttgttcatgataattgtctattattcatgctataattgtgttatccggaaatcgtaatacatgtgtgaatacatagaccacaacacgtccctagtgagcctctagttgactagctcgttgatcaaaagatagtcatggtttcctgactatggacattggatgtcattgataacggcatcacatcattaggagaatgatgtgatggacaagacccaatcctaagcatagctcaaagatcgtgtagttcgtttgctgtagcttttccgaatgtcaagtatcatttccttagaccatgagattatgcaactcccggataccgtaggagtgccttgggtgtgccaaacgtcacaacataactgggtgactataaaggtacattacaggtatctccgaaagtgtctgttgggttggcacgaatcgagactgggatttgtcactccgtatgatggagaggtatctctgtgcccgctcggtaatgcatcatcataatgagctcaatgtgaccaagtggttaatcacaggatcatgcattacggcacgagtaaagtgacttgccggtaacgagattgaacgaggtattgggataccgacgatcgagtctcgggcaagtaacgtaccgattgacaaagggaattgtatacggattgattgaatcctcgacatcgtggttcatccgatgagatcatcgtggagcatgtgggagccaacatgggtatccagatcccgctgtcggttattgaccggagaggcgtctcggtcatgtctgcatgtctcccgaacccgtagggtttacacacttaaggttcggtgacgctagggttgttgagatattagcatacggtaacccgaaagttgtttggagtcccggatgagatcccggacgtcacaaggagttccagaatggtccggaggtgaagatttatatataggaagtcaagttttggccatcggaaagtttcgggggtaatcggtattgtaccgggaccatcggaagggtcccgggggtccaccgggtagggccacctatcccggagggccccatgggatgaagtgggaggggaaccagcccctagtgggctggtgcaccccccttgggcctccccatgcgcctagggttggaaaccctaggggtggggggcgccacccttgccttggggggcaaggcacccccttggccgccgccccccctaggagattggatctcctagggccgccgcccccctaggaaccctatatatgggggagggagggctgcagcacccaagcccctggcctctccctctccctcccgtgacactccttcgtctccctgcgcttggcgaagccctgccgagatcaccgttgcttccaccaccacgccgtcgtgctgctggatcttcatcaacctctccttcccccttgctggatcaagaaggaggatacgtcttcccaatcgtacgtgtgttgaacgcggaggtgccgtccgttcggcactaggtcatcggtgatttggatcatgtcgagtacgactccatcaaccccgttctcttgaacgcttccgcgcgcgatctacaagggtatgtagatgcactcctctctccctcgttgctagatgactccatagattgatcttggtgatgcgtagaaaattttaaaattctgctacgttccccaacagtggcatcatgagctaggtatatgcgtagttactatgcacgagtagaacacaaagcagttgtgggcgtcgatattgtcaatttgcttgccgttactagtcttatcttgattcggcggcatcgtgggatgaagcggcccggaccgaccttacacgtacgcttatgtgagactggttccaccgactgacatgcactagttgcataaggtggctggcgggtgtctgtctctcccactttagtcggatcggattcgatgaacagggtccttatgaagggtaaatagaaattggcaattcacgttgtggtttggGCGTAGGTGAGAAACGtccttgctagaaacctatagcagccacataaaaacttgcaacaacaattagaggacgtctaacttgtttttgtagcatgtgccgtgtgatgtgatatggccaaaaggatgtgatgaatgatatatgtgatgtatgagatgatcatgttcttgtaataggaatcacgacttgcatgtcgatgagtatgacaaccggcaggagccataggagttgtctttatttatttatgacctgcgtgtcaacataaacgtcatgtaattactttactttattgctaaagcgttagccatagtagtagaagtaatagatgacgggacaacttcaagaagacacgatgatggagatcatggtgtcatgccggtgacaacgatgatcatggagccccaaagatggagatcaaaaggagcaaatgatattggccatatcatgtcactatttgattgcatgtgatgtttatcatgttttacatcttatttgcttagaacgacggtagcttaaataagatgatccctcgtaataatttcaagaaagtgttccccctaactgtgcaccgttgcgaaggttcgttgtttcgaagcaccacgtgatgatcgggtgtgatagattctaacgttcgaatacaacgggtgtaagccaaatttacacacgcaatacacttaggttgacttgacgagcctagcatgtacatacatggccttggaacacggaagaccgaaaggtcgagcatgagtcgtataggagatacgatcaacatgaagatgttcaccgatgttggctagtctgtctcacgtgatgatcggacacggcctagttaactcggatcatgtttcacttagatgactggagggatgtctatctaagtgggagttcattgagtaatttgattagatgaacttaattatcatgaacttagtctaaaatctttgcaatatgtcttgtagatcaaatggcccatgttgtcctcaacttcaacgcgttcctagagaaaaccaagctgaaagacgatggcagaaactatatggactgggtccggaacctgaggatcatcctcatagctgccaagaaagattatgtcctagaagcaccgctaggtgacgcacctatCCCATAGAaccaagacattatgaacgcttggcagtcacgtgctgatgattactccctcgttcagtgcggcatgctttacagcttagaaccgggcccaaaagcgttttgagagacacggagcatatgagatgttcgaagagctgaaaatggtttttcaagctcatgcccgggtcgagagatatgaagtctctgacaagttcttcagctgtaagatggaggaaaatagttctgtcagtgagcacatactcagaatgtctgggttgcataaccgcttgactcagctgggagttaatctcccggatgacgcagtcattgacagaatccttcagtcgcttccaccgagctacaagagctttgtgatgaacttcaatatgcaggggatggaaaagaccattcctgaggtgtattcaatgctgaaatcagcagaggtggaaatcaaaaaggaacatcaagtgttgatggtgaataaaaccactaagttcaagaaaggcaagggtaagaagaacttcaagaaggacggcaagggagttgccgcgcccggtaagcaagctgccgggaagaagccaaagaatggacccaagcccgagactaagtgtttttattgcaagggaagtggtcactggaagcggaactgccccaaatacttagcggacaagaaggccggcaacactaaaggtatatgtgatatacatgtaactgatgtgtaccttaccagtactcgtagtagctcctgggtatttgataccggtgtggttgctcacatttgtaactcaaagcaggagctgcggaataagcagagactggcgaaggacgaggtgacgatgcgcgtcgggaatggttccaaggtcgatgtgatcgccgtcggcacgctgcctctacatttacctatgggattagttttaaacctcaataattgttatttagtgccggctttgagcatgaacattgtataaggatctcatttaattcgagatggctactcatttaaatccgagaataatggttgttctatttatatgagagatatgttttatggtcatgctccaatggtgaatggtttattcttaatgaatctcgagcgtaatgctacacatattcatagtgtgaataccaaaagatgtaaggttgataatgatagtcccacatacttgtggcactgccgccttggtcacatagttgtcaaacgcatgaagaagctccatgcagatggacttttggagtctcttgattatgaatcatttgacacgtgggaaccatgcctcatgggtaaaatgaccaagactccgttctcaggaacaatggagcgagcaaccaacttattggaaatcatacatactgatgtgtgcggtccaatgagtgttgaggctcacgatggctatcgttatgttctcaccctcactgatgacttaagtagatatgggtatgtctacttaatgaaacacaagtctgagacctttgaaaagttcaaggaatttcagagtgaggttgagaatcaacgtgacaagaaaatcaagttcttgcgatcagatcgtgggagagaatacttgagtcacgaatttggcacacacttaagaaaatgtggaatagtttcacaactcacgccgcctggcacacctcagcgtaatggtgtgtccgaacgtcgtaatcgcactctattggatatggtgcgatctatgatgtctcttaccgatttaccgctgtcattttggggctatgctttagagactgtcgcattcactttaaatagggctccgtcgaaatcctttgagacgacaccgtatgaattatggtttgggaagaaacctaagctgtcatttctaaaagtttggggatgcaatgcttatgtcaagaaacttcaacctgaaaagctcgaacccaagtcggaaaaatgcgtcttcataggataccctaaagaaactgttggttataccttctacctcagatccgaaggcaagatctttgttgccaagaatgggtccattctagagaaagagtttctctcgaaagaaataagtgggaggaaagtagaacttgatgaagtattacctcttgaaccggtaagtggcgcagctcaagaaaatgttcctgaggtgcctgcaccgactagagaggaagttaatgatgatgatcatgaaacttcagatcaagttactactgaacttcgtaggtccacgaggacacgttcctcaccagagtggtacggcaaccctatcttggaaatcatgttgttagacaatggtgaaccttcgaactatgaagaagcgatggcgggcccggattccgacaaatggctagaagccatgaaatccgagataggatccatgtatgaaaacgaagtgtggactttgactgacttgcccgttgattggcgagccatagaaaataaatggatctttaagaagaagacagacgcggatggtaatgtgaccatctataaatctcggcttgtcgctaagggttatcgacaagttcaaggggttgactatgatgagactttctcacccatagcgaagctgaagtccgtccgaatcatgttagcaattgccgcattctatgattatgagatatggcaaatggacgtcaaaatggcattccttaatggtttccttaaggaagaattgtatatgatgcagccagaaggttttgtcgatcctaagaatgctgacaaggtgtgcaagctccaacgcccgatttatgggctggtgcaagcatctcggagttggaacattcgttttgatgagatgatcaaagcgtttgggtttacgcagacttatggagaagcctgcatttacaagaaagtgagtgggagctctatagcatttctcatattgtatgtggatgacatactgttgatgggaaatgatatagaattcttggaaagcataaaggcctacttgaacaagtgttttttcaatgaaggaccttggagaagctgcttatatattaggcatcaagatctatagagatagatcgagacgcctcattggtctttcacagagtacgtaccttgacaagatattgaagaagttcaaaatggatcggtcaaagaaggggttcttgcctgtattgcaaggtacgagattgagcacgactcaatgcccgaccacggcagaagatagagaaaagatgagtgtcgtcccctatgcctcggccatagggtctatcatgtatgctatgctgtgtaccagacctgatgtaaaccttgccgtaagtttggtaggaaggtaccaaagtaatcccggcatggaacactggacagcggtcaagaatatcctgaagtacctaaaaaggactaaggacatgtttctcgtgtatggaggtgacgaagagctcgtcgtaaagggttacgtcgatgctagcttcgacacagatctggatgactctaagtcacaaagtggatacgtgtatattttgaatggtggggcagtaagctggtgcagttgcaagcaaagcattgtggcgggatctacatgtgaagcggagtacatggcagcctcggaggcagcacaagaagcagtctgggtgaaggagttcattaccgacctaggagtcatacccaatgcatcgggcccgatgactctcttctgtgacaacacttgagctattgcccttgccaaggagcccaggtttcacaggaagaccaggcatatcaagcgtcgcttcaactccattcatgaaagtgttcaaaatggagacatagagatttgtaaagtacatacgaacctgaatgtggcagatccgttgactaaacctctccctagagcaaaacatggtcaacaccagaactgcatgggtgttcgattcatcacaatgtaactagaatattgacactagtgcaagtgggagactgttggaaatatgccctagaggcaataataaaatggttattattatatttctttgttcatgataattgtctattgttcatgctataattgtgttatccggaaatcgtaatacatgtgtgaatacatagaccacaacacgtccctagtgagcctctagttgactagctcgttgatcaaaagatagtcatggtttcctgactatggagattggatgtcattgataacggcatcacatcattaggagaatgatgtgatggacaagacccaatcctaagcatagctcaaagatcgtgtagttcgtttgctgtagcttttctgaatgtcaagtatcatttccttagaccatgagattgtgcaactcccggataccgtaggagtgccttgggtgtgccaaacgtcacaacataactgggtgactataaaggtacattacaggtatctccaaaagtgtctgttgggttggcacgaatcgagactgggatttgtcactttgtatgacggagaggtatctccggacccactcggtaatgcatcatcataatgagctcaatgtgaccaagtggttgatcacgggatcatgcattacgacatgagtaaagtgacttgccggtaacgagattgaacgaggtattgggataccgacgatcgagtctcgggcaagtaatgtaccgattaacaaagggaattgtatacggatttattgaatcctcgacatcgtggttcatccgatgagatcatcatggagcatgtgggatccaacatgggtatccagatcccgctgtcggttattgaccggagaggcgtctcggtcatgtctgcatgtctcccgaacccgtagggtctacacacttaaggttcggtgacgctagggttgttgagatattagcatacagtaacctgaaagttgttcggagtcccggatgagatcccggatgtcacgaggagttccggaatggtccggagatgaagatttatatataggaagtcaagttttggccatcgggaaagtttcgggggtaatcggtattgtaccgggaacaccggaagggtcccgggggtccatcgggtggggccacctatcccggagggccccatgggctgaagtgggaggggaaccagcccctagtgggctggtgcgccccccttgggcctccccctgcgcctagggttggaaaccctaggggtggggggcgccacccttgccttggggggcaagg belongs to Triticum urartu cultivar G1812 chromosome 7, Tu2.1, whole genome shotgun sequence and includes:
- the LOC125521314 gene encoding bZIP transcription factor 50; protein product: MDTDLDLDALLASFAGESAAVSELLAPPPLDAAEAGSPESVTSRSSPAGEEVLSEIERFLMQEEEAAGAGAEPVDGISVDEFLDALFDGAEEGGEKGNGSEAEAGGSTDGDSRRGEEGVEVVTPETEVEVVTPETEVDGDDPISKKKMRQMRNRDSAMKSRERKKSYVKDLETRSKYLEAECRRLSYALQCCAAENMALRQNMLKDRPIGAHTAMQESAVLSETLPLVSLLWLVSIVCLFLTPGLPNRSLAAPRRAERGLTMVAGKPSSDQPETLELLLHGRRWRGTRERIKLDTPPLRAAAAC